The following are from one region of the Stanieria cyanosphaera PCC 7437 genome:
- a CDS encoding pentapeptide repeat-containing protein — MNTEELLRLYAMGEREFRQVDLSYRVLRGVDLQAINFSQANLTGADFREIDLTQAILCEANLSQTILIEANLTKANLERAVLYRASLQLVNLSQSILTEADLREANLTEALLYKTSLGKAQLQGAVLNRAILQRTFLRGANLSQAILSQANLQEANLTDADLTGANLRGANLQGAFLVEANLFEASLEEVNLDKAILTGAIMPDGSIYS, encoded by the coding sequence CTGAGACTTTATGCAATGGGGGAAAGAGAGTTTAGACAAGTTGATCTTTCTTATCGGGTGTTACGAGGAGTAGATTTACAAGCAATTAATTTTAGTCAAGCAAATTTGACAGGAGCAGATTTTAGAGAAATTGACTTAACTCAAGCAATTCTGTGTGAAGCTAACCTCAGTCAAACTATACTAATTGAAGCTAATTTAACCAAAGCGAATTTAGAAAGAGCAGTTTTGTACAGAGCATCGTTACAATTGGTAAATTTAAGTCAAAGTATTTTAACTGAAGCTGATTTAAGAGAAGCTAATTTAACAGAAGCACTGTTATATAAAACTTCTTTGGGAAAAGCTCAATTACAAGGAGCAGTTTTAAACCGAGCTATTTTGCAAAGAACATTTCTACGAGGTGCAAATTTAAGTCAAGCAATTTTGTCGCAAGCAAATCTACAAGAAGCAAATTTGACAGATGCAGATTTAACAGGAGCAAACTTGAGAGGTGCAAATCTACAAGGAGCTTTTTTAGTGGAGGCGAATTTATTTGAGGCTTCTTTAGAAGAGGTGAATTTAGATAAAGCAATTTTAACAGGTGCAATTATGCCTGATGGAAGCATTTACAGTTAG